Below is a genomic region from Henckelia pumila isolate YLH828 chromosome 3, ASM3356847v2, whole genome shotgun sequence.
gcttgaacttatgactaatgggccctaagctgttagcagcccacattataaataagttattgcagtacagaaattatacaacagaggtcacaaaattttcgaaaaacctagttgttctctctaggtgtggccgccccctctcctctctctgttcgaaaattccagcctgtgaatttcgaatttgcagtctggtttaacagatcaaatctgttatttctcttcgtaaaaacttctgatagattttcaagtgcagtctatcagagagattaaatttctgttcgtggacctgattgaggaattgttcgttcatcagtttctgggatatacaacaagagcagtttaatctgttggtgtccataatctcgcttcgagattttaaggtaaaatttatattgtttaaattttatatattatcaattttaatcgcaGGAATTTGATActcatatggaatcgttccatataaaatttaaaactttcgctgcaccgggtatcactttcttttttttcgatccggagaacgaccgtgttccaacataaaatgtgggggaaaacaaaaaaaataaactttttACAAGAAAGGCGAAAATGTTAGTACTTAGTATCGTTTTTTGGAAATGAACAGGGCTTGTAGAAATGGAAACCAgataaatctcaaatttctcttcaaaattaaattaaatttgtatCATCCAAAaagttcataatttttttaaaagatgtcACGTTAAACGATCTCACAGATGTATATTCATTAGATGAATCGACTCGGTCTATACTTTGAATAAGAAATAATACTCttgcataaaaattaataatttttcttgGATCGGTCGGTTAGCTAtttttacaaaattaacccgtgaAATCGTCTAATTGAAAAGGGGtagaattatttttattaaaaaccaACTATTACGTTATACTGCATCATCCAAAAAAAACTTATAAATGTATATGtccaaattaacaaaaaaattaacaaaaaaaccATAATAATACCTCAAAACCATTTTAGAATTGAAATAACAAGTATTATACTAAAAGTTTAAGAAttcaaaaaacaataataatattttaataatttgatGATATGCTTAAAATATATTGAGGACGATctatatgataaaaaaattgcatataatatatattatgagataatttatgttaaaaaaaaaaaagaggctTGGACCTGGGCCTTGGAAAGAATGGATGATAAAAGCCCATTTTTCGTTGAAGcaaattttaaagaagaagatttatatttagggagtgtttgcaatcactaaaaaaaaagtgattgttagtttttggcttaaaaattatttttgtgtgttttttaaacctagattatgtgttagtttatgcttaacttaattgaaatctaaaagctagtcatgtggtgattatgattctccaaaagtgattctaataaaaagGTCATTGCTTAAATCATTCtgatcacttatttatcaaacactacccaactttaatttttagattttcacatttgttttcaaacactaccaacttttgatttttttgaacttttttataatctataaattaatcacttctacaaaatcACAATCTATTTCAAACACTCCTTTAAACGAATTAGGGCTTTGAGGCCGCGCACCCGATTTGGCTGAGGAAAAACATAGCAACACCTAACAAGTAACAACGCATCTCTTGAGACCACCAACTACGGAAAAAAGTTAGAAACACCTACAAGCTATTTTACAACGCTTAATATTAGGttatatctatttttttttaaaaaaaaattaaatgttaggtTATATCAAATATCATACccatataaaattatttttactaagtcatacataaatatttttaaactaaaatattttggatgtatttattgtatttgtctatataaaaaatttcaaagaactCTATCCAAtcgatataaaatatatttcaacACAACTCTATATGTCCAAAAATGATCATATGTAATGTGAATATATTAACATGTGACCCAACTATTGACGGTCCAAAAGTTAGCTCAAGAAAAAATAATTGTTTTTatctatataaataaaaatccaTATATAAATCTTGTATGCAAGTTGGCACAGCGCTTTCGCAATCTTGCTCATCTGGTCTGCCCGGTCAAATCAGCTCTTCTGCCTGTGTATCCCATGCCCGGTGCCGTTGATCTGTCTGATGGGAGAGATCCACCAATTCCTTTATTTCAATATGTTggaaatgttatttttttttttaaaaaaaaacttttcaatATGATTTATCTGAATAACATAATATCGTGGATTATTACTACATCAATTCATGGGCTTACCAAGTATACCCACGACGAGTTCCACGTCACGTCATTTgaaaacaaacaaaaggaaaatacGTCGCCGGTTTTTTAACTTTATGTTatcatataatattatattttatcacATTCCGGAAAAATCACTGTTCTATAAGAAAGTAacgtgtgaaaaaaaaaaaggacagATTTGTGGTTTTCCAAGCATCAAACTACACGTGGCAGTCTCCTATCACAGGTGTAGGCTTTCCGCACCGCCACATTTCACCCCTTCCTTTGAAGTCACCAAATAAAATGATGAGATTTCGCATTTCCAGAGCTTCATTCCGAAACTTAAATCTATTATTTCATCGTTGATCTTGTTTTTTTACGCAAGCTATGGCAGCCATGTTTACAGTCAAGAACACTCTCCTCAACTTTTCAAAGTCTCTATCTCACAACAATCCTTCGTTTCAGCTGAGTTCTAAAGTCTCTACGGTTTGCTTCGCTTCTAATTCACAGGTAATTAAACTTGATGCATTACTTGATTACAAGACGTGTTTTTTTacgttttatattttaattatttggtgATTTCAGGCACGTAATGCTGCTAACGATGGCGGCAGGAGAGAGTACAGTGGGTACAATGCCGGCGAGGCCGTGAACGAAACGGTGGACAAAACCAAGGAGAAGACCGGCGAAGTGAAGGAAAATGTGAAGGATAACGCGGAGTCCATGAAGGAGAAGACCGGCGACGCGGCGGCGAAGGTGGCGGGGAAGACGAGGGAAGCTAAAGACAGAGCGGCGGATTCGGCTGAGGATATGAAGGAGAAGAGCAAGGAAGAAATAGGTTCCATGGCCGACAAGACCAAAGAGTACGCGCACGATGCGACGGAGAAGACAAAAGACACTGCCGGGTCCGCGAGAGAGAAGACGAAAGGCGCGGCGGAGACGGTGGCGGATACGGCCCAGAGCCTAAGCGAGAAGACGAAGGAGACTGTGCAGGGAGCTTGGGGGGTGGCGAAAGACGCCTCGCAGAAGATTAAGGAGACGGTGGTGGGGAAATCCGGTGAAGCGGATGATTACGTCGAAGAACACGTGAAGAAGCCGGCGGCGGAGGCTAAGGATAAGGTCATGGATGGAGATGCCGGGGATTCGAGGCGGCGGCAATAAAAGCTTCTGTtggttttaatttaatttcttctaTTACTGGAATAAAGTTTTTGATCTCTCCCTCATGatacaaaatatatatgttGGGTGTATGAATCAAATAATTTGTATTTTGAT
It encodes:
- the LOC140893346 gene encoding uncharacterized protein isoform X1 — its product is MAAMFTVKNTLLNFSKSLSHNNPSFQLSSKVSTVCFASNSQARNAANDGGRREYSGYNAGEAVNETVDKTKEKTGEVKENVKDNAESMKEKTGDAAAKVAGKTREAKDRAADSAEDMKEKSKEEIGSMADKTKEYAHDATEKTKDTAGSAREKTKGAAETVADTAQSLSEKTKETVQGAWGVAKDASQKIKETVVGKSGEADDYVEEHVKKPAAEAKDKVMDGDAGDSRRRQ
- the LOC140893346 gene encoding uncharacterized protein isoform X2; amino-acid sequence: MAAMFTVKNTLLNFSKSLSHNNPSFQLSSKVSTVCFASNSQARNAANDGGRREYSGYNAGEAVNETVDKTKEKTGEVKENVAGKTREAKDRAADSAEDMKEKSKEEIGSMADKTKEYAHDATEKTKDTAGSAREKTKGAAETVADTAQSLSEKTKETVQGAWGVAKDASQKIKETVVGKSGEADDYVEEHVKKPAAEAKDKVMDGDAGDSRRRQ